CATACCCAGTTTGGTTTGCCAAAGTGCAAGGGGGAAATGCTACTGAAACCAGCCATACAACTTCCCCTCATCCCACCTCAGCTGACCCAATACACTGACCTTGCACagctaagcaaagttactcccttCATTGACTTCAAAAGACGTGGAAggtataactctccttaggattgtgtTGTCACACAACCAAAGACAGCAACACTTTTTTGTTATGTTGGTATTTTTTGAGCAGATAGTGGGGAGAGAAACCAGAGACAGCCATGGGTAAGCAATGTGAGAACATGAATGTAACCAAACATTTGCTATACAGTTTTCAATTTTATGGCAGGTTCAACTCTGCTGCTCGTTACTTGCCATCACCTTACAAAGCTCCATGAGGGACACTTGACTGCAACATGAATCTCACCTCGGTGAAGTTCATAAAATCCATTCCAATGGGAATAATTGCAGCAACCCTACTGTCAACGGCTGCAGTCAGCCAACTGACCCAGCCGCCCtgcaggaaggagaaagcagatgGAAAAAAAGAGTAAATGaagcgtgtgtgtgggggggggggggagacacgtATTTCACACCAGCAACTATTTCAGAGTTAGACTGGCATGCAGCAGGGATGAGGAACAAAGAATCAGCAATGTGTAAGGCTCTGCCAAGTAACtttcaaagacttcactgcatgagttgaagcattttatttgataagctactagtgcATTCTCTATTAcattctttgccaggaatggTCTTTCTCTACAAGCGCACAccgtatataggattctaagcccagccccTGTCCCATCCCCCTTCAGAAAAGTTagctaaggccatttccacacgctgttaaagagacggcccgctcactgaactctggttgtttttttcactcactccaaatgtctctgatttcaaagcggaagcaggcagcttggcttccattttttcggtgtcttttagccagcacaggaaagtgtgggaaattccattatcagaaaagatgctgaaaaaacagaagcccaaCGGCCtgtttctgctttgaaatcaaagatgtatggagtgagtgaaaaaaaaagccagtgttcagtgagtgggccgtctctttaacaacatgtggaaatggcctaagatTAATAGACGAACAGCAGAACACAGCAGAAATGATGAATGCGAAACTTCAAGGCCTTCCCAGGTGAAAGAGAAACTGCAGGCTGggaaagaaataaaagcagaggACAGCTTCTAACATCGGCACCACACAGAATCAACAGAATCAAATATCCTGACACAATGCAGTCAAGAGACAATGAACTGACTGTCAGTCATGCTACTCACACGTACCATGGAAACACCTGTCAGTGTGAACTGCGTGATGTTTTTATGAAATGTTTTCCTTATGTAGTCTGTAACTGTGTCCATAGCTCTCACTGTGGCCTGCAGAGGGAGAACAAGAAAATAGCCTCCTTATGGGGAGTAGGAGATGCTTGCACAGAGGTTGCCTACAAGGCACAACTCTTCAGATATAAGGAAAACACCATGAAGCCCTCCATGTTACCTATCTACCAAGCTAATAATGATAGACCAAACATTCATAAGTCAAATCATTGTTATTTGTTAATTTGTGTAAAACTATTTGACATTTTCTGTTGAAATGCAGGTGGCCTTAATTCTCAGCAGGTTTAGATGATTGAATATGAGTCTTCTGAAGGCCTACTGGTAACATGACTCTAGTCATGTGCGCGGAATCAGCCGCCATGTCTGCAGAGAGGACAGCATGAGGCACGAGCTGCATTCATACCTTCTTGTGGAATGGATGGCAGTGATTTCCTCATCCACAGTCCCAGTAAAAGCACAGTGACCTCTGCCTTCTCACCTCTTTCTGAGGAGAAGACAGTGGCTGGTAAGGAGGTAGAGGCAGCAGCACCTGAAGGGTTCCTCAGTACCTCTTGCAGCATCAGATGATGTGGGCTGATCATACAATACATCTGGACACATGGTCTACCCATGTCACATGGAATCCAAGCAATTTTTGAcccctgaacacacacacaaattaaggGGATAGACAAATGCAAGGTACTTGTGAAAGAGAGAATGGATTCTCTGGAACCCATAGCCAGCCTTGGAGGACACAAATGTGAAGGTTACCTTGACCATTGGGAATTGCACAAGCCAGTGTGGGGGTGCAGCAGAGTCATTCAGAAACCTCCACCAGGAATATGCCATTATATCATATCCTTTAATATTCTCGCGTCCTAAAGGGTGATtctgaaacacacacaaaaaaattgaaCATAAAGGCTAGATCTTCTTTGGCAAAAGAAATGGGCCTTTCCTGACTGAATATTTAAAAGGATATTGGTTCTTCTGGTGGAATTTCATTAGAAATGTAGCTGCCAGGACCTCTCACCTTCTAAGCCTGCTGCATTGAAGCATTGTGGTTGAGGGGACTCTGGTGTAATGTGACTGAGATGCACATCAAGAAACCTCCTGGCTGAACTGGAGATAGAAGGAAGTATTAACAAGGAAAATCCCTTCGGTACTTACATAGAAGGTGAGTGGCTGGAAGGGAACCTGGTTCAGCACTGCTACAACCCTGCAGAGAGACAACAGTCACTTCCCTTGTGAGTACAAATTCTATGGTCTTCAGAAGCCCTTTCAATAAAAGTTAGGAACAAGACAACTGGAActcaggactctaaactggagaagggggtttgattccccactcctccacttgaagccagctgggtgaccttgggtcagtcacagcttcttggagctgtctcagccccacccacctcacagggtgattagcgtgaggataataataacacattgtaaaccactctgagtgagcattaagttgtcctgaagggtggtatataaatcgaatattgttgttgttgttgttagttaccTAAAACAGTCTCGATTGATCCTCGGCCTTGGATAATTTTTTTGCCATTGGATacctatttttaattatttttacacTAGATTGCATAGTTTGGGATTGGATAAAACTGTACATCCAAGGTTTATTCATATTCATGAAGCACATTTCAAAAGAAGATAAATAATAGAAAACTGCTGGTAATCTTTACAAAAATGtagaggttttgtttgtttgtttaccatCTGGTTAGCTAAATACTCTGCACAGCTTGGGAGCTCTCCTGGATGACATGGTTGTTGGTTAAGCTAAAGTGAGGTCAATTTTAGTTCTCTGAAAATAACCCTTGGGCTCTTCTGGAAGAATAAAACAAGGATCATTCTCTTTGGGAAGAGCATCAAAAGCATGGGTCCATacactccagcatcctgttttcctgaACATCCAACCAGATGCTGCTTGAGATCCCAGAAGCAGGGCACGGAGGCCTCCCCATGTGATTGACTCCACCAACAGAGAGACACTGTCTCTAAAAATGAATCCACCATTTATTCACCATGGGAGATGGtatttgtctaatcctcttttcaAGTCATTTAAACTTGAGACTCTCACTGCATCATAGTGTTGAGAATTCTGCAGGCTAATTACTTGGTGAGAGAAAaggttattttaattaatttatttatttacatctttTATACTTCATATTTCCCCCAACAGGAACACAAAGCATGAGGCAACAcattaacaaccctgtgaaatacaTTAGGCTAAGAGTGCATGATTGGTCAAAGGTCACCAAGCAGGATTCCAcaacagagtgggaatttgaacctgaatctccagGATTAGAGATgaacacaaactgggaaaaaaatgaaccgtgcagtttgtggttcgtcacatttcacaaaccatgaaccacaaattttcataaacctgccccagttcatttggttcttgaaaatgtcacatccaggtcagtgaatcatcacttctgtgtcagcagaaggtctgcaggaagtccatcccctgttgtctaggaaactgccagcaccaagctgtctgcagtgacgaaccaaaaaatgaaccaaacgaaccaccctaaagttcgtggtggttcatcagaaatgtgctCTGATGGactgccggttcgtgaaccatgaacctgcccagttcgtgctgaactttggttcgtatttcagttcgtgccaatctctatccaggatcctagtctgacactttaaccactacaccacagatTTGTCCCTCCTGAATCTGTTGCTCATCTGCTTCATTGTTTCTCTCTGAATTATTGTACAGGGAGAAATTGTTACCTTTTCTATCATTTTCTATTTCCCATTCATAATTTTGGAAATcattattgttttaaaaacaatcctaAGGCTGTTCGGCTGTCATGTGGTGTCATTGTTATGTACTGGGCTGGCAAGTGCAGAGAGTTGCCTCCTGTGAGACGGAACACTGTATTTGACTTTTTATAAAATGTGAAGGGACGTGTGGACATCTGTCTAAGCACACAGTGACACAACAGAGTTTTCCTTTGCAGAAGAAGGGCAATAGTTTCTGCCAATTCTCCTCTCCCATTGCAGATATTCATTTTATCCTTTATGCTGTTACTGAAGATTTGCCGACCCACAATTTGGAACAAAATCCCAGCATCTCAGCGTGCAGAAGCAGGAAAGGCCAGTGAATAGTTGGAAACAGACCGTGGGCTCCAGCACTGGAAGGGAAATGCACTCAAATAACCTCTTTGAAAGAGATATCACAAAGATCACCTAAAAGCTGGTTGGTACAATGGCacagtgggcagaattcttcATTTTCTTGCTTCATTTCATTTCAAAGGCACTGCCCTTAAACTATTCAATGAGCAGCACTGAactgaattttggattttttttataaattaaaattttCCTCATTTGTTATGGGCATGGATATTTGAGTTTCCGTTTACCTTCCTGTCTCTCTGAGTATATGGTTGCAAACTGAACATACATcgtgttctgttttctgttttgttttcttttttagaatACTGAGTTGCAGAATAGACAGTGAGCTTTCAAAGTATATTACCTCTGGTGGAGATTGATAGGAACACTTTGCAGCTCCTGCAGTctactttatttttaattttcttttaatatgttctctaACTACATTTAGAAACTCTTGTTGAAGGCTTTGCTTTGGATTACAGCCCTTCATTTGCCTGAACTCTGTATTAAGAACAAGTATTGTCAAGTAGTTAAAAcattgcaatgcaatcctaagcaatcaCACCTTTTTAAGTCCTTtgaaggtgtaattctgcttagcattgcatcgttcgattgggagagccaggttcaaatccaaacTTGTTGGTTATTGAGGGGTTAAAATGGATGAGAGCAGAAAGTCATGTGTGCCATTCTGGCTTCctgagaggaaaggaggaggtagaaatgtaataaatagatAGAAGTAGTTTTCTTAGGGGCATGCGTCTCATGCTCCTGAATTCTCACACTGCTGGCTCCCAACTCCACCCTTAGCAAAGAATACTGCCCCTAAGATAGAGTTTGTTTCTGTCACTGGCCCATTTTACGTACGAAAAAGATAAGGTTGGTATATATGCTTGGAACAACTTGAAGAAAAAGTGACTTGAAACAGATGTGTGATTTTCTCCAGGGATGATTATGAGGAGGCAGGTGTCCAGCTTTCGCCATATTTTGGGTACAATGACTGTCAGTTCATGAAACCAAATTGGTTTGTCCACTTCAGATTCTGAGGGGGAAAACACAGAATTCTGTGTTCAGGACAAGGCTAGTCACTTTCATACATATTAGTAGCCAAGTAGcccctccttccctgcccccatgtTTGTTGCAACTCATCATTATCAAGCAAACAAAACATCACCTAGGAAGCTAAAAGGTGTCTTCTCCATTTGTGACAAAGAAAGGAAGACCAATAGAATAAAGTAagagaaggaaaatggaagaagggaagagATCATCTCCCCCACCCTCAAATACAATCCCCCAATACAATTTAAAGGGAAGAAATTTTCTATACATCATATTAAGGAGAACAGTCCCAAATTGCTTCATTGAGGGACAACAATTCCCCACTCAAGGCTCATGGACAGAGGCTGTCATTCCTGACATTTTTTACCCCCAAAGGTTAAAATATAGAGCTTGGGGTGGCTGCTCTTGGAGTAGAGACCAATGCAGCACACAGGGCAGCAGCCAAAGGTGAGGTAACAGCCTGCAAGCGCATGATGCTCACTTACAGCTGAGCCTATGGATAGCTCACCAACCATCTGGGCCGCCCACAGGCTCCATGACCAGAGAAAGGCACCCTGTGGACTGGCACAGCGGCTGACCTCAGGCTTATTACCCAGTGCAAATTTaagtagaggaaaagcagaggccCGTGTctcatttaaaatgaaatggcactaaagGCTAAGAAAAGTGCAAAAAGataacagcagatttattcaGCTGGCAAGGTTGGTAAGAAGACAGGCAGAGAAAAGaaaactgaggtaaattttgtttgttgatcAGAATACTTCACTAGCAAgaggcacaatagtcttcttcagccttagtttcaaatatttatggtactttcccactttagttcaaCTAAAAGCTTTTTGTCAACCATAAGCTGTGACAGTAAGGGcaaatttttctctccttttcctcacacagacGTACCCTCCTTGGCCAGATTCCAGGTATGGACACTCCTTCACATTCCTGTCAGCTCCATTTTGTTACCTTTTCATTgcccaatcagagagagggggggaacagtatgccaatcatcctcccttcagaCAGTTGTTTTAACCCTCTACCTGCCTCTCTTTGGATGAGGCAGATGGTAATCCTGGCATTTAATGCTCATTGCATGACAACAGCATATGAAGAAGAACCCCCTTTAGTCCCAGATTGCTTCTTTGAGGGACAACAATGCCTCCCTGTAGGCTCACAGGCGGAGGTTGTCATTCCACACTTTTTGTACCCCcagacataaaaataaattgctTGGGGTGGGCAATCTTAGAGTACTAGAGACCAATGTCTGCAAGACCTGCAGCACACAGCACAGCAGCCTAGTAGAGGCAATAGCCCGCAAGAGCAGCATGCTCACTTGCAGCTGAGCCAATGGGAAGCTCGCCAAGCATCTGGGCCACCCGTGAGCTCCATGACCACAGAAAAGCATCCTAGGGAATCGGCATTCCAGCCAAACCCAGGCTATTTTCTACTGCTGCTGAAGTCACTTGGCCCAATGCTACCCGCTGTTTCACTGTGCCCTCAACAGCCTCTCCTGGTGTGGGATCCCAGGCAGCAGATCAGAGCCCTGGGCACCCTTCTTCCTGACTGGCCCCAGCCTCAGCTGGGTTGGCAATGAGAGAAGGTGTGCCAGCTTCATGTTCACCACCAGAGAGCACTGCTGCACAGGGAAGTCCAGATGAGGCAACCAGACCTCCAGTGAGCATGCCATGGcggaaagcccaggccaggatcaggcgtggagcaggcagcaatgcccacccccaccttcactcagttgggatcaggagcaaaacaggtggtaatgcccattcccttccttcacccagctgggatcaagagcagagcaggtggcaatgcccaccctccaccttcatccagctgggatcaagagtggaacaGGTTGCTATGCCCACctgcctttcacccagctgggatcaggagggtaggaggtggaaatgcccacccctcacattcacccagctgggatcaggcacagagcagatggcaatgcccacctaccctttacccagctgggattagtagcagagcaggaggcaatgcctgccacctgtTCAACCTGctagaatcaggtgtggagcaggcggcaatgccccgcCAACTTCACCCAGCCGAAATCAGTTGCAAAGTAGGAGGCAATTCCTGTCCCTTCttaacctagctgggatcaggagcagatcaagtGGCAATTTTCACCCcacttcactcggctgggatcaggtgcagaggaggtggccatgcttcccccccccccgccttcatctggccaggatcagtgagggaggaggagagaatgctgCCTAcccaccttcccctttctagagcccattgtatttttttccacaacaggctttgttactagtacccTAATAACCATCATTCTTGGGAAGACTAGGAGTTGGATAAGATGACTCCTTTCCACTTGCTGTCCTCCTGAGCAAGAGATTTATGGTGGCAGGTGAGAAGATTTCATTTGCTTCCTTCTCCACTCTGCAAGCATCTATTTTACCATACCTGGCTCCTGGGTGAAGAAAATGTACGGAAGATCAGTATGTACCAATGCTTTCCCTTGGTGCTGGATGGGATCGAAGACAAAGTCTCTTAATTTTTCATCGCACACCCCTAGGCTATCACTATTTCAATGTCTTTCTCATCACATTCTACATGGTGCCTTCCTCTCTTCCAGTCCAAGACATATGAGACTCTCCTACCCTGGACATACTACTTACCATCTAGCCACTTCTGAGATGTCATATTGATGATATGAAATGTGGATCCAAGTATATGGAGGTAAACTTCCTGTATCCCCAGGAAGGTATATTCATAGTGAGGATCAGGAAGATTGACAAATTCATCCAgtgccttccattccaccagCCAAACAGAGGATGAGCAGGTTGCAAAGATGAAAAGGGTCAGAGGATGCATGTCTCAGCACCGAGTCAGAGGCTTTGCCGGTTCTCTCATTGGAAATGTCATCTGCCAATGGCTAAACATTTGCTGTCTATTTATAGTGATGGGAAGGAATAGAGCTTTGATGATGTGGCGTTCGAAGAGCTTGGCAAGAGCATCCAGCCTCTTGGCATGTTCTCAGCATCTCAACATTCTACAATGAAAAGAGGGGAAACCCCACCAAGGATAGAGAAAacttcagatccagaggagttagctgtgttagtctgtagtagcaaaacagtaaagagtccagtagcacctttaagactaaccaactttactgtagcataagctttcaggaaccacagttcttttcatgcatctgatgaagatgcATAAGCTTTAGAGACCCACGGTTCTCttcgtgcatctgacaaagagaactgtggttcttgaaagcttatgctacagtaaagttggttatgctaaagtaaagttggttagtcttaaaggtgctactggactctttactagagaACTACAGTACTCCAATAGAGACTTTGTATACGACAAATCAATTTTAacaatttttaaataattttaaatatagGATAAATATTGTGCATATGCATACAATAAATAGTCAAtcaaaaatacatacaaaattcATTCCAGGGTatcagcaaaactctcctccagcaccacattgcaaatgaatcaattttcttcctgttggctttcttcactgtccaactttcacatccatacagtaGTAATTTATTTTCCACGGTCAATGACCAGCAGTTAACAAAgacaccaataaaaggtaccacagaagaaaataaaacatcaataaaaccattcacaatacctgggtaaaatcattcatgatacaatagtataaactttagAATTCTTGGTGGTACAATAAAATTATTCACTTAgccactaaggatttcctgatccttgaagcaatccaaccaaatctggctACCTGAAACGTGATCTCAGGgtgtctatctgaaaagaaacccctcagaatgcatatcctttggctacgggtAAGGAGCAAAggtgaaaaaagaggaagagatttgcgaagattgctatacaccttgcaatcaaatataatgtgttctaatgattctatcccttcctcacagcaggggCAAATCCTTTCCTCGTAAGGGATCTTTTAAAACTTCCCTTCAAGGACTGCCGAGGGAAAAACATCCAGTCACATTAGTGTAAAAATTCGTCTGTACTCCTGATTTGATAGGTCgaggagataaggcataggtgttACCATATTGGGGGGCTCCAAAAGAACTCGCCATTCCTCTATTCTGATTATGTCATGTTGCCTTGCAGTATCTaatatcctctgttttactaAAACTTTAGCTTTTTCGTAACCCATAGAACACAGGTATTGTTTGGAAAGACCGTGTAGAAGTAACTTCTTATCCAGCACCctaagccatggggggggggggcaaaggcatCCAATAATATTAGACTTGTGAGCCCTTTGGGACAGAAGACTAATTTTAGCCAGTACAGGGTTACTGCAATCCACAACCTCTACTGTAATCATGCCAGTTTCAGTTCTGAAAAGTGCATTTGGGACACCATGGGGCACCTGTAAGATTGTTCTCAGGAATTTAGATTGAACGGCGTCCAGCCTCTTTAGATTTGAGGTGACATTTATTGGGGCTCCATAGGTAAGCTGAGAGAGGGATTTAGCCTTGAATAGTCTGAGGGCCGCAGTCAGGCATTTACCTCCTTTATACCAGTAAAATTTTTGAATTGCCCCTGAGCTTCTTTTGGCATCCGAGATAACAGAATTTATGTTAGCCGTTCTTTGGCTATTTGTCTGGAAAAAGACACCCAAGTACTTGAAATATGAAACTTGTTCGAtaggaatggaatttaaagaccAATGATAAATTTTTGGGGTCTTATTTTTTGCAAAGGCCATAACTTTTGTTTTGGAATAGTTGACTTCTAAGTTGTTTTGTTGGCAGTACTGGGCAAAAGAGCCCATAGCTCTCCTAAGACCAATTGGAGTCCTTGAGAGCagaacagcatcatcagcataaagAAGCACCCCTACGTGTTTGTCGCCTAGCCTAGGAGGATGGGACTCAGGTCTATTTATGAGTGTAACCAAATCATTGatgtaaaaattaaaaaggagggGAGCAAGAAGGCATCCTTGTTTGACCCCCTTGTTGGTTCTAATGGAGTCTGTAAGGTGACCTTGAGAGGTACACTTGACCCTTATGGATGTATGATTGTACAGAGCCTGAATTAGAAACAGTAAACATTTGTCAATGCTTGTGGACCTTAGTTTATCCCATAATATAGCTCTA
The DNA window shown above is from Eublepharis macularius isolate TG4126 chromosome 3, MPM_Emac_v1.0, whole genome shotgun sequence and carries:
- the LOC129326320 gene encoding autocrine proliferation repressor protein A-like, translating into MACSLEVWLPHLDFPVQQCSLVVNMKLAHLLSLPTQLRLGPVRKKGAQGSDLLPGIPHQERLLRAQVVAVLNQVPFQPLTFYNHPLGRENIKGYDIMAYSWWRFLNDSAAPPHWLVQFPMVKATVRAMDTVTDYIRKTFHKNITQFTLTGVSMGGWVSWLTAAVDSRVAAIIPIGMDFMNFTENFHHQYRAYCGWSYMLRPFYELNITCKLDTTRFSDLALQVDPVAYNERYKNISKYIIVASGDEFFHPDNSYYYFPQLEGEKYLK